In Neodiprion pinetum isolate iyNeoPine1 chromosome 6, iyNeoPine1.2, whole genome shotgun sequence, one genomic interval encodes:
- the LOC124221414 gene encoding chymotrypsin-2-like, giving the protein MYRSLVLLLAVAASAYGGSVGERIVGGTDAPDGAYPYQVSLQTLLSGHFCGGSIINARWILTAAHCVMSYQLWPGMVRVRVGTNDRRSGGSIYIARRVLINPDYSASDFRSDVALIRLTSSITFTEKVQPIALPTEDFTKVNYPAVLTGWGSIAFPSGSSPRRLQHITLNIIDQEACLARDWRTSESNICTLTVAGEGACHGDSGGPLVADGVQVGIVSWGTPCAVGEPDVFARVWSFIDWINENVN; this is encoded by the exons ATGTACCGTTCCCTAGTCCTGCTCTTGGCTGTGGCCGCTTCCGCTTACG GCGGTAGTGTTGGCGAGCGTATCGTCGGCGGAACAGACGCCCCCGACGGAGCTTATCCTTACCAAGTCTCTCTGCAGACTCTCCTCAGTGGACACTTCTGCGGAGGTTCAATAATCAACGCACGATGGATCCTCACCGCCGCCCACTGCGTTATGAG TTACCAGCTATGGCCAGGCATGGTTCGAGTCCGCGTTGGCACCAACGACCGCCGCTCTGGTGGTTCCATCTACATCGCAAGAAGAGTTCTGATCAACCCTGACTATTCCGCATCAGATTTCCGCAGCGACGTTGCCTTGATCCGACTCACCAGTAGCATCACTTTTACCGAAAAAGTCCAGCCAATCGCTTTGCCCACAGAAGATTTCACCAAGGTCAACTATCCCGCAGTGCTGACCGGTTGGGGAAGCATCGCC TTTCCAAGCGGCAGCAGTCCCAGACGCCTCCAGCACATCACCCTGAACATAATCGACCAGGAAGCGTGTTTGGCCAGAGACTGGAGAACCTCGGAAAGCAACATCTGCACGCTTACGGTAGCCGGAGAGGGCGCCTGTCAC GGGGATTCGGGCGGTCCGCTAGTCGCCGACGGAGTCCAGGTTGGAATCGTTTCATGGGGAACACCATGCGCGGTTGGTGAACCGGACGTATTTGCCCGCGTCTGGAGCTTCATCGACTGGATAAACGAAAACGTGAACTGA
- the LOC124221412 gene encoding chymotrypsin-2-like, translated as MLLIRNAMFRFVVLVLALAASAHGAGLTDRIIAGLPADEGEYPYTVSLRSYNRHFCGGSIVSNRWIMTAAHCLSGIQPSQITVVAGTNRLDSGGEFYQAIRTVINPNWNSVLDRNDIALIEVSRDIVFGDKVQPIALPTEDFNEVGYWAELSGWGSVRLIPPVAKNELQYAFLPIMDQAECLSRSIKITNSNICTSTRTGQGACYGDSGNPLVAEGVQIGIVSWGSPLCAIGQPDVHTRVWSFVDWINETIN; from the exons ATGCTGTTAATTCGCAACGCCATGTTTCGTTTCGTCGTTTTGGTATTGGCCCTCGCAGCCTCCGCACACG GCGCCGGTCTGACCGATCGTATCATCGCCGGACTTCCAGCGGATGAAGGAGAATATCCTTACACCGTTTCGCTCAGAAGTTACAACAGACACTTCTGCGGAGGTTCGATCGTCAGCAATCGGTGGATAATGACCGCTGCCCACTGCTTATCCGG GATCCAGCCATCCCAGATCACCGTGGTCGCTGGTACGAACAGACTTGACTCTGGCGGTGAATTCTACCAGGCCATTAGAACCGTAATCAATCCCAACTGGAACTCTGTACTCGACCGTAACGATATCGCATTAATCGAAGTCAGCCGAGACATAGTTTTCGGAGATAAAGTTCAGCCGATCGCTCTGCCCACCGAAGATTTCAACGAGGTCGGTTACTGGGCTGAGTTGAGCGGATGGGGAAGCGTTAGA CTGATTCCGCCAGTAGCGAAGAACGAGCTCCAATACGCTTTCCTGCCAATCATGGACCAGGCAGAGTGTTTGAGTAGAAGCATCAAGATAACGAATTCCAACATATGCACGTCCACACGGACTGGACAAGGCGCTTGCTAC GGAGACTCCGGCAACCCTCTCGTCGCCGAAGGCGTTCAAATCGGCATCGTTTCCTGGGGAAGTCCTCTTTGCGCCATTGGTCAACCTGACGTCCATACTCGCGTCTGGAGCTTCGTGGATTGGATCAACGAAACCATAAACTAA
- the LOC124221413 gene encoding transmembrane protease serine 9-like, with protein MYRFAVLVLALVASAYGASIADRIVGGTNAADGAYPYQVSLRINNSHFCGGSIINHRWILTAAHCVTSYQSNPSRIQVVVGTNKLNEGGDVYQASRAIPHPSYISLLIRNDVALIEVTEDIVYGSKVQPIPLPEEDFTKADYPATLTGWGSTSFPSTGAPNDLQEISLNIISQEACLARSILTSSSNICTFTVAGEGACHGDSGGPLVADGIQVGIVSWGTPCAVGDPDVFARVWSFIDWINGYVNLIPCIMHRFVLIILALAASTAYGGSIGGRIVGGSNAVDGAYPYQVSLRNVRTGQHFCGGSIINRKWILTAAHCVTTYQYIPVLMSAVVGTNTLDQGGLSYLARSVIVHPEYNALLIRNDIALVELGLSLIYTAKIRPILLPTEDFTKANYPAVLTGWGTDGYPGTVPNELQQIVLNVIDQRWCLSRSFRTTDANICTLTDVGEGACHGDSGGPLVADGVQIGVVSWGTPCALGEPDVFTRVWSFIDWITEHISE; from the exons ATGTACCGTTTCGCAGTTTTGGTCTTGGCCCTTGTCGCCTCCGCTTACG GTGCAAGTATCGCCGACCGTATCGTCGGCGGCACAAACGCCGCAGACGGAGCGTATCCTTACCAAGTTTCGCTGAGGATAAACAACAGCCACTTCTGTGGTGGTTCCATCATCAACCATCGATGGATCCTGACCGCCGCTCACTGCGTAACTTC GTACCAATCGAACCCGTCGAGGATCCAAGTTGTCGTCGGAACTAACAAGCTGAACGAAGGTGGCGACGTCTACCAAGCCAGCAGAGCGATACCCCATCCAAGCTACATCTCCCTCTTGATCCGTAACGACGTAGCGCTGATCGAGGTCACGGAAGACATCGTCTACGGAAGTAAAGTCCAGCCGATTCCGTTGCCCGAGGAAGACTTCACGAAGGCCGATTACCCAGCAACGCTTACCGGCTGGGGAAGCACCAGT TTCCCAAGCACCGGGGCTCCGAATGACCTTCAAGAAATCTCCCTGAACATCATCAGCCAGGAAGCCTGCTTGGCCAGAAGCATCCTCACCTCCAGCAGTAACATCTGTACCTTCACCGTCGCCGGGGAAGGTGCCTGCCAC GGTGACTCCGGAGGCCCTCTGGTCGCCGATGGAATTCAAGTCGGTATCGTTTCCTGGGGAACTCCCTGCGCCGTTGGCGATCCCGACGTCTTTGCTCGCGTCTGGAGCTTCATTGACTGGATAAACGGATACGTGAAC TTAATTCCTTGCATCATGCACCGCTTCGTTCTTATAATCTTGGCCCTCGCAGCCTCGACGGCTTACG GCGGCAGTATCGGAGGCCGCATCGTGGGCGGATCAAACGCGGTGGACGGTGCCTATCCCTACCAAGTATCTCTGAGGAATGTTAGAACCGGACAACACTTCTGCGGCGGTTCAATCATCAACCGAAAATGGATCTTGACCGCCGCTCACTGCGTCACGAC CTACCAGTACATCCCAGTGCTGATGTCAGCTGTGGTTGGAACGAACACCCTTGACCAGGGCGGCCTCTCGTACCTAGCCAGAAGCGTGATCGTCCACCCGGAATACAATGCGCTCCTGATCCGCAACGACATCGCGCTGGTCGAACTAGGTCTCAGTCTCATCTACACGGCGAAAATTCGTCCGATTTTACTGCCCACGGAGGACTTCACCAAGGCCAACTACCCCGCGGTACTGACCGGATGGGGAACCGACGGA TACCCTGGGACCGTTCCCAACGAACTTCAGCAGATCGTTCTGAACGTTATCGACCAGCGTTGGTGTTTGTCCAGAAGCTTCAGAACCACGGATGCGAATATCTGCACGCTCACCGACGTTGGAGAAGGAGCTTGCCAC GGTGACTCTGGTGGTCCCCTCGTCGCTGATGGTGTACAAATCGGAGTTGTCTCATGGGGAACACCCTGCGCCCTCGGTGAACCTGACGTCTTCACTCGCGTATGGAGTTTCATTGACTGGATCACTGAACATATCAGCGAATAA